The Spirochaeta isovalerica DNA window GGCTCCAGTTCGGCCTCGGTAAAGTCCAGTTCGACTCCACCCATAAAGACCATTATTTTATTACGGCGGGCCGGCTTCCATTTTCCCTTCCGCTTAATCCCGCTGAGAACACCCATGATGGTTTCTTCCCTTTCATCCGGAGAAGATGGCTCATCCTTAACTTCCGGCTCTTCCTCTTTCAAGTCGGAAACCAGTCGTTCCAGGTCTTCTTTGAGATCCGTGTTTATAGCCAACTCTATTCTCTTTTCCAGCTCTTCGAGAGAAATCTCTCCGTGGGCATAACTGTATTCCAGTCTTTTTACGGTACGATCCCGCATCTCTTCAATCGATATCATAAGAAAACATTAAAGAGATGACGCCCTGCTGTCAATCAAAATCCATCGTTCCACCGGCCTTATTCCTCTCGCCTGCCGTACTGGAATCGTACAGGACTGATCCACAGGAAAGCAGGAGAGGACGTCCCGGATAATTACAGGGCGAGCTTTAAGACATTATAGACATCGGACTTCTTCAATTTGACAAAATTTCCGACTGTCGTTGTATCGCCGTTCGTCGCTTTATCAGCCATTTCCTCCAGTCTGGATTCATCAATGCCGACGCCATCAAGACGGACAGCCAGTCCCAAAGACTCGAGAAATTGCTCAAATGCCGCGATTCCGGCAAGAACTGTCTCTTCATCGGATCTGAATTTCTGCTCGACGTTCATAACCCGGACGGCCCACTGGGCAAATAACTTAATATCATGTTTGTAGTTATACTTCATCCAGGCTGGAAAAATCACAGCCAGGCCGGCTCCGTGGGCGATATCATAAATACCGGAAAGCTCATGTTCGATATCATGGGAAGCCCAGTCTCCTATCCTGCCGGTATTAAGAGAATTATTATGGGCGAAAGTGCCTGACCACATGATTTCGGCCCAGCCGTCATAATTTTTACGGTCGGAGAGAACGACAGGAGCATACTCCATGATGTTTTTCAATGCTCCCTCAATAAGCCTGTCTGTCAGTCCGACCGGTTTGGCATTGGTGAAATATCTTTCGAGAAGATGGGCCGTCATATCGGCGATGCCGCAGGCTACCTGAAAATCGGGAAGGGTATATGCAAGCTCGGGATTCAGAATGGAAAAAACAGGATATAGAACTTCATGATCAAAGGGTCTTTTAAAATTACCCTCTTCTTTTGTTATTACGCTTCCCGTACTCGATTCACTTCCCGCCGCGGGTATGGTCAGGACAGTCGCTACGGGCAGGGCTTTATCCGCCGATCCCTTTCCTGTATAAAGATCCCAGACATCGCCTTTGTAGTAATAACCAACGGCAATGGCTTTTGCTGAATCGATAACGGATCCACCACCGACGGCCAGTATCAGGTCAATATTTTCTTTATGACACAGATCGATTCCTTTGCGGACGAGAGATAGACGGGGATTGGGTTTCACGCCGCTTAGTTCAAAGACAGTTAACCCCGCCTCCTTGAGCGAAGCAACAATCCGATCATAAAGACCGGACTTCTTTATGGAACCGCCCCCATAATGGAGGAGTATATTTTTCCCGTAAGCCGAGGCTTCTTTGCCGACCTCGCGTTCTCTTCCTTTGCCGAAAATTATTTTTGTTGGATTATTAAAGGTAAAATCTTCCACATATTTCTCCTTCTCTTTAATGTAATACCAAAATTAAAGATCGGGGGGTTAATCATTTACCAAAGGTCGTCTTTTTTCACTCCTGCAACAGAAAGGAGATCCCGCAGTTCATTCATTGTTTCTTCCAGCCCCGACTTAGTCAACGCTTCGCATCGAATTGTCAAATGGGGCTGTGTATTGGAACTCCTTAACATCCAGAAACCTTCTTCCGTAGAAACTCGTATACCGTCGATATCCGTATGATCCCTACCTACGGAACGCAATTGGCTTTTCAATTCTTCGATAACGCGGTGCCTTTCCTCCGAAGTCAGTGATACCCGGATCTCCCCGCTGTCATGATAGACGGGAAAACTGTCAACAATTTCATTGAGGGAATCCTCTTCCCCATTAAGAAAATTGAGCAACTTAATAGCCGCAAAGAGTCCGTCATCAAATCCATAATTCTCCTGAAAGAAAAAATGACCGCTGGTTTCTCCAGCCAGACCGATTGCCTCTTCCTTCATCTTGGCTTTCTGGTTGGTATGTCCAACCTTCCACATTAATGGACTGCCTCCCATGGCGAAAATTTCGTCATAAAAAAAACGGCTCGCTTTGACTTCACTCATAACTGTGGCGCCGGGGAAACGGCGGAGATAATCCCGGGAGAACAATACGAGCAATTGATCTCCGTAAAGCAATCGCCCTTTTCCATCAACTGCGGCCATACGGTCTCCATCTCCATCAAGAGCGATTCCAAGATCCGCTTTTTCCTCAAGAACCTTCCGGCTGAGCATAATCGTGTTTTCAGGAAGAGAAGGATCGGGATGATGGTTCGGAAACCTTCCATCCACTTCTCCGCAGATGAGAATATGATCACCGGGAATCTTCTCGAGCAATGAAGAGAGAATGATGCCGGCGGCTCCGTTTCCGGGATCCCATACGACTTTTAGATTTTTCAATAAGCGTGTATCAAGAAATTTGAGCAGATAATCCATATATTCCGGAATAATATTTCTCTGAGAACACAATCCCTCTCCCACTGCGAACACTCCTTCCCGACAAATGCTGCCGAGATTCACAATATCCTCTCCGTGAAAGGAACCTTCATCTGTGAGAAATTTAAAGCCGTTATACTCCGGCGGATTGTGGCTTGCCGTGATCATAAGCCCCGCCTGAATTTTCAGCGCATTCACACCGAAATAAACCGCTGGAGTGGGGATTAAGCCACCATCGACGACATCGATACCCGCATCAATCAATCCGGAGATGGTGCTCTCCGCCAGCCTTTTTGATGAGAGCCGACCGTCTCTTCCCACTAGGCAGTTCTTCTTGTTTTTAAGTCTGAGCATAGTACCGAACCCTCTGCCGACAAAATAGGCATCCTGATCACCGAGGTTACGATCGACAACTCCCCTGATATCGCATTCTTTTAAAATGTCCGAATCGAAAGTATGTTTCATTTTCTATTTTCCCTTTTTTCACGGATGGGGAGAATAACCCGGAATAGAGCTCCTCCGGAAACGCTCTTTTCAACAGAGATTTCTCCTTCAAACTCATTGACCATATGTCTGGTGATTGTCAGACCTATACCGTTCCCGGAAAAGCCCTTCCCCATGGTATTATCGCCTCTGTAAAACCTGTCGAATATCCGTTCCCTGTCAGTATCAGGAATTCCGCAGCCGGAATCTTCCACTTCCAGACAGAGCGCACCGGGAATCTGAAAGAGCTTCAGACAGACCCGTCCCTGTTCCGGCGTGTATTTAATGGCATTTTCATAAAGGTTGTAAACGATCTGACGAAACCATCCGGGAACACCGAATAGCGGCATCACTTTTTTGCCTATCTCAATTTCCGTATGGATACATTTTTTACCGGCCATCGGAGCCAGAGTTCTTTCAACCTGCTCAAGAGCCAGCACGGGATCGATCAGGCTTTTTGTAACATGTCCCATTTCTCCTTCGATCTTCGAAAGCAGCAGGAGCTCGCTAATGAGTTTTTTAAGCCTTTCCGTTTCGACTTCAATGATATCCAGAGCAAGAGACCTGTCTTCCTGTTGAAGGGTGTCATAGGATTTGAGGGTTTCCACAAAACCGCTGATGACTGTCAGAGGCGTTCTCAATTCATGAGAAACATTGGCGACAAACTCATCTTTAAGCCTTTCAAGACGTCTCATTTCCGTTACGTCTCTGAGAATGATGAGATAACCGGAGCGGGTGTAGGGCTCGTATTTACTGGTGACGATTTCTACATCGATATCGAGTTCCACTCCCGATTTTTGCTTTATGGTAAAATTATATCCCTCTCTCCGATCGGAGGATTCATCTATTTTGTCGAGTATCTCCGAAAGAGCTTCACAGTCCTTTTCCCTTTGTCCCCGGATATGAAACAAACTGA harbors:
- a CDS encoding DUF1707 SHOCT-like domain-containing protein yields the protein MISIEEMRDRTVKRLEYSYAHGEISLEELEKRIELAINTDLKEDLERLVSDLKEEEPEVKDEPSSPDEREETIMGVLSGIKRKGKWKPARRNKIMVFMGGVELDFTEAELEPGTTEYEYFCALGGIELRVPEGVNVDVSGLPLLAGIENKLSGDFHPGNPTIKLHGTLFLGGIEIKPSKRKKRR
- a CDS encoding HAMP domain-containing sensor histidine kinase, giving the protein MKRGFYPVLLTLNILTLLICGLILFLFSLNLLVKQTEKRGFDDIEQIRRELKHSSFQVVAAEQAEIISARVVIVDMDSNLLADSNLGSELIPGKFINASLMEAKNSGFAESILRGVRSGILTISTAGKVELNGEDILISLTYNVDEERKLIIFYGGMISLIILLVILLSGTAGAYLLSRYKKPLRTLLHHTREAAKGGFNKISINSTDGELNQLAEEFNALVDRYNFLVEADNSKYSRINTLLSNLHTGILMVDNNLEVTLVNPEAEKLLNLNKLSLFHIRGQREKDCEALSEILDKIDESSDRREGYNFTIKQKSGVELDIDVEIVTSKYEPYTRSGYLIILRDVTEMRRLERLKDEFVANVSHELRTPLTVISGFVETLKSYDTLQQEDRSLALDIIEVETERLKKLISELLLLSKIEGEMGHVTKSLIDPVLALEQVERTLAPMAGKKCIHTEIEIGKKVMPLFGVPGWFRQIVYNLYENAIKYTPEQGRVCLKLFQIPGALCLEVEDSGCGIPDTDRERIFDRFYRGDNTMGKGFSGNGIGLTITRHMVNEFEGEISVEKSVSGGALFRVILPIREKRENRK
- a CDS encoding iron-containing alcohol dehydrogenase; protein product: MEDFTFNNPTKIIFGKGREREVGKEASAYGKNILLHYGGGSIKKSGLYDRIVASLKEAGLTVFELSGVKPNPRLSLVRKGIDLCHKENIDLILAVGGGSVIDSAKAIAVGYYYKGDVWDLYTGKGSADKALPVATVLTIPAAGSESSTGSVITKEEGNFKRPFDHEVLYPVFSILNPELAYTLPDFQVACGIADMTAHLLERYFTNAKPVGLTDRLIEGALKNIMEYAPVVLSDRKNYDGWAEIMWSGTFAHNNSLNTGRIGDWASHDIEHELSGIYDIAHGAGLAVIFPAWMKYNYKHDIKLFAQWAVRVMNVEQKFRSDEETVLAGIAAFEQFLESLGLAVRLDGVGIDESRLEEMADKATNGDTTTVGNFVKLKKSDVYNVLKLAL
- a CDS encoding phosphomannomutase/phosphoglucomutase, whose translation is MKHTFDSDILKECDIRGVVDRNLGDQDAYFVGRGFGTMLRLKNKKNCLVGRDGRLSSKRLAESTISGLIDAGIDVVDGGLIPTPAVYFGVNALKIQAGLMITASHNPPEYNGFKFLTDEGSFHGEDIVNLGSICREGVFAVGEGLCSQRNIIPEYMDYLLKFLDTRLLKNLKVVWDPGNGAAGIILSSLLEKIPGDHILICGEVDGRFPNHHPDPSLPENTIMLSRKVLEEKADLGIALDGDGDRMAAVDGKGRLLYGDQLLVLFSRDYLRRFPGATVMSEVKASRFFYDEIFAMGGSPLMWKVGHTNQKAKMKEEAIGLAGETSGHFFFQENYGFDDGLFAAIKLLNFLNGEEDSLNEIVDSFPVYHDSGEIRVSLTSEERHRVIEELKSQLRSVGRDHTDIDGIRVSTEEGFWMLRSSNTQPHLTIRCEALTKSGLEETMNELRDLLSVAGVKKDDLW